Proteins encoded together in one Carya illinoinensis cultivar Pawnee chromosome 3, C.illinoinensisPawnee_v1, whole genome shotgun sequence window:
- the LOC122302984 gene encoding protein DJ-1 homolog D-like encodes MASAKAQKRVLLLCGDYMEDYEAMVPFQALLAFGVSVDAVCPGKKAGEVCRTAVQQRSGHQTFSESRGHNFSLNATFDEIESTKYDGLVIPGGRAPEYLAVDASVVDLVRDFSNSRKPIASICHGQLILAAAGSLKGRKCTAYPFVKPVLIAAGAHWVEPETLASCVVDGNIITSVSYRGHPEFIRHFVKALGGTITGSDRRILCLCGDYMEDYEVTVPFQSLQALECHVDAVCPKKKAGDTCPTAIHDFEGDQTYSEKPGHNFILTAKFEGLEASMYDALVIPGGRAPAYLALDDSVIALVKDFMETKKPVASICHGQQILAAANVLKGRKCTAYPAVKLNVVLSGATWLEPDPIDRCFTDGNLVTGAGWPGHPEFISQFMTLLGVRVSF; translated from the exons ATGGCCAGTGCCAAGGCTCAGAAAAGGGTTCTACTACTATGCGGGGATTACATGGAAGACTATGAG GCAATGGTTCCTTTCCAAGCGTTGCTGGCGTTTGGAGTCTCAGTGGATGCTGTATGCCCCGGCAAGAAAGCCGGCGAAGTCTGCCGCACCGCTGTTCAGCAGCGTTCTGGTCatcag ACTTTCTCTGAGTCGCGAGGTCACAATTTTTCATTAAATGCTACATTTGATGAAATTGAATCTACCAAATATGATGGCTTGGTGATACCCGGAGGACGGGCTCCAGAATATCTTGCAGTGGATGCAAGCGTTGTAGACTTGGTCAGAGACTTTTCCAACTCCAGAAAACCAATTGCCTCTATCTGCCATGGGCAATTAATCTTGGCAGCTGCAGGCTCACTTAAAGGTCGGAAGTGCACTGCGTACCCTTTCGTGAAACCTGTACTCATTGCTGCAGGTGCTCATTGGGTAGAACCTGAAACCTTGGCATCATGTGTTGTTGATGGTAATATCATAACTTCAGTTTCATATAGAGGGCATCCGGAGTTCATCCGACATTTTGTGAAAGCACTGGGAGGAACCATAACTGGCTCAGATAGAAGGATCCTGTGTCTTTGCGGG GATTACATGGAAGATTATGAGGTGACTGTTCCTTTTCAGTCACTTCAAGCTTTAGAATGCCATGTTGATGCAGTTTGCCCCAAAAAGAAGGCTGGTGATACCTGCCCAACTGCTATCCATGATTTTGAAGGCGACCAGACTTATAGCGAGAAGCCAGGCCATAATTTCATTCTAACTGCTAAATTTGAAGGTCTAGAAGCCTCAATGTATGATGCTCTTGTTATCCCTGGAGGTCGAGCTCCTGCATATTTAGCTTTGGATGATTCAGTCATTGCCTTGGTGAAGGACTTCATGGAGACCAAGAAGCCAGTTGCATCCATCTGCCATGGTCAGCAGATTTTAGCTGCTGCAAACGTTCTAAAG GGAAGAAAATGTACTGCATACCCAGCCGTGAAGCTCAATGTTGTATTGTCAGGTGCCACATGGTTGGAACCTGATCCGATAGATCGCTGCTTCACCGATGGAAATTTAGTAACTGGAGCAGGATGGCCAGGGCATCCAGAGTTCATTTCCCAGTTTATGACATTGCTCGGTGTTCGAGTATCATTCTAG
- the LOC122302947 gene encoding protein GLUTAMINE DUMPER 4-like encodes MRPANNSTTTVDSGFGNWNSPIPYLFGGLALMLGLIAMALVMLACSYRKYSLSDSSRPRDAEEKISAAQPVNMAVDSEPKIVVIMAGDDNPTYLAKPVSSTSHAHDHEQV; translated from the coding sequence ATGAGGCCTGCAAACAACTCTACCACAACAGTTGATTCCGGGTTCGGGAACTGGAACTCTCCCATTCCTTACCTCTTTGGCGGCCTAGCACTCATGTTGGGACTCATTGCGATGGCCTTGGTGATGCTAGCTTGCTCTTATCGTAAATATTCTTTGTCCGACTCATCCCGCCCTAGAGATGCTGAAGAAAAAATATCTGCGGCACAACCAGTGAACATGGCTGTGGATTCCGAGCCAAAGATTGTTGTCATCATGGCTGGAGATGACAACCCTACGTACTTGGCCAAACCCGTCTCTTCGACATCCCATGCTCATGATCATGAACAAGTCTAA